The Frondihabitans australicus genome includes a region encoding these proteins:
- a CDS encoding sensor histidine kinase: MSTLSDLVLAQGRSSEADVEWLHLLVGDWQLLADLAFADMVLWVPTQEGSFVAVAHARPSSSATLFYRDFVGQEVRPEWQAQITQAFETSQIVDSAAPDWYEETPTRVRAVPVVRRLGASRPDVTDTPIAVITRHTNLSEARTPSRQELTFNQCANDLFAMIASGDFPDLGAPTGPRRGAPRASDGLLRLDVDGVVVFASPNGLSAFNRMGFLGELEGESLAEVTTALLAGKLVIDESLPLVVTGRAPWRTDIEAKGVTVSLRAIPLRDRGERVGAIVLCRDVTEMRHQERELITKDATIREIHHRVKNNLQTVASLLRIQARRTQTDVARDALNQAQRRVASIAVVHDTLSEGLSQNVDFDTVFDRVLMLIAEVASSHNTTVRPQRTGTFGELPSEYATPLALALTELVTNAVEHGLEGRDGDVEISAQRTDDELTVKVRDNGVGLPEGKVGSGLGTQIVRTLIQGELSGTIDWHTLVGSGTEVTIDVPLRWMKEPV; encoded by the coding sequence GTGTCGACGCTCAGTGATCTCGTTCTCGCCCAGGGCCGCTCCAGTGAGGCCGATGTCGAGTGGCTGCACCTGCTCGTCGGCGACTGGCAGCTGCTGGCCGACCTAGCATTCGCCGACATGGTGCTCTGGGTGCCCACGCAGGAGGGGTCGTTCGTCGCGGTCGCGCACGCGCGCCCGTCGAGCTCGGCGACGCTGTTCTACCGCGACTTCGTCGGGCAGGAGGTCAGGCCCGAGTGGCAGGCCCAGATCACGCAGGCGTTCGAGACCAGCCAGATCGTCGACTCAGCCGCCCCCGACTGGTACGAGGAGACCCCGACGCGCGTCCGCGCCGTGCCCGTCGTGCGTCGCCTGGGCGCCAGCCGCCCCGACGTCACCGACACCCCGATCGCCGTCATCACGCGCCACACGAACCTCTCCGAGGCCCGCACTCCGAGCCGTCAGGAGCTGACGTTCAACCAGTGCGCGAACGACCTGTTCGCGATGATCGCGTCGGGGGACTTCCCCGACCTCGGCGCCCCGACGGGCCCTCGCCGTGGGGCGCCGCGAGCCAGCGATGGGCTCCTGCGCCTCGATGTCGACGGCGTGGTCGTCTTCGCCAGCCCCAACGGGCTCTCGGCGTTCAACCGCATGGGCTTCCTCGGCGAGCTGGAGGGCGAGAGCCTGGCCGAGGTCACGACGGCGCTCCTCGCCGGCAAGCTCGTCATCGACGAGTCGCTGCCCCTCGTCGTCACCGGCCGTGCGCCCTGGCGCACCGACATCGAGGCCAAGGGCGTCACCGTGTCGCTGCGTGCGATCCCGCTGCGCGACCGAGGCGAGCGCGTCGGCGCGATCGTGCTCTGCCGCGACGTCACCGAGATGCGGCACCAGGAGCGCGAACTCATCACCAAAGACGCGACGATCCGCGAGATCCACCACCGCGTCAAGAACAACCTGCAGACCGTGGCGTCGCTGCTGCGCATCCAGGCGCGCCGCACGCAGACCGACGTCGCCCGCGACGCCCTCAACCAGGCGCAGCGTCGCGTCGCGTCGATCGCTGTCGTCCACGACACGCTGTCGGAGGGACTCAGCCAGAACGTCGACTTCGACACCGTCTTCGACCGCGTGCTCATGCTCATCGCCGAGGTCGCGTCGAGCCATAACACGACGGTGCGGCCGCAGCGCACCGGCACCTTCGGCGAGCTGCCGAGCGAGTACGCGACGCCGCTCGCGCTCGCCCTCACCGAGCTCGTCACGAACGCCGTCGAGCACGGCCTCGAGGGTCGCGACGGTGACGTCGAGATCAGCGCCCAGCGCACCGACGACGAGCTCACGGTCAAGGTGCGCGACAACGGGGTCGGCCTGCCCGAGGGCAAGGTCGGCTCGGGGCTCGGCACGCAGATCGTGCGCACGCTCATCCAGGGCGAGCTGAGCGGCACCATCGACTGGCACACGCTCGTCGGCTCGGGCACCGAGGTGACCATCGACGTGCCGCTGCGCTGGATGAAAGAGCCCGTCTAG
- a CDS encoding WhiB family transcriptional regulator: MDWRDKAACLTADPELFFPVGNTGPAVDQIDKAKAVCGRCSVTETCLQYALETSQDSGVWGGLSEDERRALKRRAARARRAS; this comes from the coding sequence ATGGATTGGCGTGACAAGGCCGCCTGCCTGACCGCGGACCCAGAGCTCTTCTTCCCCGTCGGGAACACGGGCCCCGCCGTCGACCAGATCGACAAGGCGAAGGCGGTGTGCGGCCGCTGCTCCGTCACCGAGACCTGCCTCCAGTACGCCCTCGAGACCTCCCAGGACTCGGGCGTGTGGGGCGGCCTCAGCGAAGACGAGCGCCGCGCCCTCAAGCGCCGCGCCGCTCGCGCCCGCCGCGCCAGCTAG
- the bcp gene encoding thioredoxin-dependent thiol peroxidase: MADRLEKGAAAPDFTLPDETGKTVSLHDFRGEKVIVYFYPAAGTPGCTTEACDFRDNINSLKSAGYQVLGVSKDTTADLAKFRDEQGLNFPLLSDLDLTVHQEYAAYGEKSLYGKTVTGVIRSTIVVDEEGRVELPLYNVKATGHVRSLRKKLGLDA; encoded by the coding sequence ATGGCCGACCGCCTCGAGAAGGGTGCCGCGGCGCCCGACTTCACCCTGCCCGACGAGACCGGCAAGACGGTGTCGCTGCACGACTTCCGGGGCGAGAAGGTCATCGTGTACTTCTACCCGGCGGCGGGTACTCCGGGGTGCACGACGGAGGCCTGCGACTTCCGCGACAACATCAACTCGCTGAAGTCGGCGGGCTACCAGGTGCTCGGGGTGTCGAAAGACACGACGGCCGATCTGGCGAAGTTCCGCGACGAACAGGGGCTCAACTTCCCGCTGCTGAGCGACCTCGATCTGACGGTGCACCAGGAGTACGCGGCGTACGGCGAGAAGTCGCTGTACGGCAAGACGGTCACGGGCGTGATCCGGTCGACGATCGTCGTCGACGAGGAGGGGCGCGTCGAGCTGCCGCTCTACAACGTGAAGGCCACGGGGCACGTGAGGTCGCTGCGGAAGAAGCTCGGCCTCGACGCGTAG